The following are encoded together in the Sinorhizobium terangae genome:
- a CDS encoding family 16 glycosylhydrolase, protein MSKTVLNAVGKPLYYSGSSTAWFSASGSGPTLYGTSGNDSIWGDSSVNVTMIGGKGDDIYYLYSGINRAHEAAGEGVDTINTWMSYTLPDNFENLTVTGNGRFAFGNDGDNIITGGSGSQTIDGDGGNDVLIGAGGADIFVFSKGNGSDLITDFSSNDIVRLNGYGVTSFDQLLDNMVQEGGNLRLSFANGESLVFADTTVDELQASQFQLSLDRSVLTQTFSDDFNALQLRDGASGIWDAKFWWAPEKGSTLTGNGELQWYINPAYQPTASANPFSINNGVLTITAAPASDAIQAEINGYDYTSGLLTTHSSFAQTYGYFEIRADMPDDQGVWPAFWLLPADGSWPPELDVVEMRGQDPNTVIATVHSNETGSQTSIASAVKVADTSGFHKYGVLWTEDEIVWYFDDVAVAHADTPSDMHDPMYMLVNLAVGGIAGTPADGLVDGAEMKIDYIKAYSLDAGWHI, encoded by the coding sequence ATGAGCAAAACTGTGCTGAACGCCGTGGGCAAGCCGCTGTATTACAGCGGAAGTTCGACGGCATGGTTTTCCGCCAGCGGATCGGGCCCGACACTCTACGGGACGTCCGGTAACGATTCCATCTGGGGCGACAGTTCCGTCAATGTCACCATGATCGGCGGCAAGGGCGACGACATTTATTATCTCTATTCAGGAATTAACCGCGCCCATGAGGCGGCCGGCGAGGGTGTCGACACAATCAACACCTGGATGAGCTACACGCTGCCGGACAATTTCGAGAACCTGACCGTCACCGGCAACGGACGTTTTGCCTTCGGCAATGACGGCGACAACATCATCACCGGTGGCTCCGGAAGCCAGACGATCGACGGCGACGGCGGTAATGACGTCCTGATCGGGGCGGGCGGCGCCGACATCTTCGTCTTCTCGAAGGGCAATGGCAGCGATCTGATCACCGATTTCAGCTCGAATGACATCGTGCGGCTTAACGGCTATGGCGTGACTTCGTTCGACCAACTCCTCGACAATATGGTGCAGGAAGGTGGCAATCTCCGGCTTAGCTTCGCCAACGGCGAGAGCCTGGTCTTCGCCGATACGACGGTCGACGAACTGCAGGCAAGCCAGTTCCAATTGAGCCTCGACCGGTCTGTTCTGACCCAGACCTTTTCCGACGATTTCAATGCCCTGCAGCTCCGTGACGGCGCGAGCGGTATCTGGGATGCAAAATTCTGGTGGGCACCGGAAAAGGGAAGCACGCTCACGGGTAACGGCGAACTGCAATGGTATATCAACCCGGCCTATCAGCCGACGGCTTCCGCTAATCCGTTTTCCATCAACAACGGTGTCCTGACGATCACCGCGGCGCCGGCATCCGACGCCATTCAGGCTGAGATCAACGGTTACGACTATACCTCGGGCCTGCTCACGACTCATTCGTCCTTTGCCCAGACCTACGGCTATTTCGAGATTCGCGCCGACATGCCGGACGACCAAGGCGTCTGGCCGGCCTTCTGGCTGCTCCCGGCCGACGGCTCCTGGCCGCCGGAACTGGATGTCGTGGAAATGCGCGGGCAGGACCCGAACACCGTCATCGCCACCGTCCACTCCAACGAAACCGGCTCGCAGACCAGCATTGCCAGCGCCGTCAAGGTCGCCGACACAAGCGGCTTCCACAAATACGGGGTGCTTTGGACGGAAGACGAGATTGTCTGGTATTTCGATGACGTCGCGGTCGCACACGCCGACACACCCTCGGACATGCACGATCCGATGTATATGCTGGTGAATCTCGCTGTCGGAGGTATCGCGGGCACGCCGGCTGATGGTCTAGTCGACGGGGCTGAAATGAAGATCGACTACATCAAGGCCTATTCGCTCGACGCCGGCTGGCACATCTAA
- a CDS encoding sugar-binding protein codes for MRKALLLAVAVLALSAGTAMAQKKQLVIVVKGLDNPFFEAINQGCQKWNKENPDSEYECFYTGPASTSDEAGEAQIVQDMLGKAETAAIAISPSNAKLIAQTLKTANPSIPVMTLDADLAAEDSALRKTYLGTDNYLMGARIAEYIKKAKPNGGKICTIEGNPGADNILRRAQGMRDTLTGQKGLAELKGEGGWTEVAGCPVFTNDDGAKGVQAMTDILAANPDLDAFGIMGGWPLFGAPQPYRDLFKPMADKIASNDFVIGAADTIGDEVAIAREGLVTALVGQRPFEMGYKAPSVMLDLIAGKPVEDPVFTGLDECTKDTVDTCIQK; via the coding sequence ATGAGGAAGGCACTATTGCTTGCCGTTGCCGTCTTGGCACTCAGCGCCGGAACGGCCATGGCCCAGAAGAAACAGCTCGTCATCGTGGTGAAGGGCCTCGACAACCCCTTCTTCGAAGCGATCAACCAGGGTTGCCAGAAGTGGAACAAGGAAAACCCGGATTCGGAATATGAGTGCTTCTACACTGGCCCGGCATCAACCTCGGACGAGGCCGGCGAGGCACAGATCGTCCAGGATATGCTGGGCAAGGCGGAAACGGCGGCCATTGCCATCTCGCCGTCCAACGCAAAACTCATCGCCCAAACGCTGAAGACGGCCAATCCGTCGATTCCGGTGATGACGCTGGATGCGGATCTTGCTGCAGAAGATTCGGCACTGCGCAAAACCTATCTTGGCACCGACAACTACCTGATGGGCGCGCGGATCGCCGAATACATCAAGAAGGCCAAGCCGAACGGCGGCAAGATCTGCACGATCGAAGGCAATCCCGGTGCCGACAATATCCTGCGCCGGGCGCAGGGGATGCGGGACACACTGACCGGTCAAAAGGGTCTCGCAGAACTGAAGGGCGAAGGCGGCTGGACAGAAGTCGCCGGTTGCCCGGTCTTCACCAATGACGACGGCGCCAAGGGTGTCCAGGCCATGACCGATATCCTCGCGGCCAACCCGGACCTTGATGCCTTCGGCATCATGGGGGGCTGGCCGTTGTTCGGTGCGCCGCAACCCTACCGTGACCTGTTCAAGCCGATGGCCGACAAGATCGCGAGCAACGATTTTGTCATCGGCGCCGCCGACACCATCGGCGACGAAGTCGCGATCGCGCGCGAGGGCCTCGTAACAGCGCTCGTCGGCCAGCGGCCATTCGAGATGGGTTACAAGGCGCCATCGGTAATGCTGGACCTGATTGCCGGAAAGCCCGTGGAAGACCCGGTGTTCACCGGTCTCGACGAGTGCACGAAGGATACCGTCGACACCTGCATTCAAAAGTAA
- a CDS encoding NAD-dependent epimerase/dehydratase family protein yields MLILVTGATGKVGRHFIAGLLDDPRFAEARVRALCHNRLCPETDRVEVARGSIADRRIVSEALADVTHVVHLATCKETPDDVMDVTVKGLFWLLDEFRASATASQFILIGGDAGIGHFYYRHDGPITEKVPHQAYPGCYALSKVLEEVMLEQFGIQYGLNGCCLRAPWIMEKDDFKYTLSFGDDVFGGPVWKNFVPEADAKRYARDGTVPLLRDADGRPLKRNFVHVDDLVSAILAAIDNPRATRQLFNISMDRPVDYGEVAAYLARTRGLGSVDIASQFHSNWMDNSKAKYLLNWRPDYDMEKLIDSAWQYERSQDDPRIVWYPG; encoded by the coding sequence ATGCTTATCCTTGTCACCGGTGCAACGGGCAAGGTCGGGCGGCACTTCATTGCTGGGCTGCTTGACGATCCGCGATTTGCCGAGGCGCGCGTCCGCGCGCTTTGTCATAATCGCTTGTGCCCGGAAACCGACCGGGTCGAGGTGGCGCGGGGATCGATCGCCGACCGGCGCATCGTGTCCGAAGCGCTCGCCGACGTCACCCACGTGGTGCACCTCGCCACCTGCAAGGAGACTCCCGACGACGTCATGGATGTTACGGTCAAGGGACTTTTCTGGCTGCTGGACGAGTTCCGGGCAAGCGCGACCGCGTCCCAGTTCATCCTCATCGGCGGCGACGCCGGCATCGGTCATTTCTACTACCGCCATGATGGGCCAATTACCGAGAAGGTGCCGCATCAGGCCTATCCCGGGTGCTACGCGCTGTCGAAGGTGCTGGAAGAGGTGATGCTGGAGCAGTTCGGCATCCAGTACGGCCTCAACGGCTGCTGTCTGCGCGCGCCGTGGATCATGGAGAAGGACGACTTCAAGTACACGTTGTCTTTCGGCGACGACGTCTTCGGCGGCCCAGTGTGGAAGAATTTCGTTCCGGAGGCCGACGCGAAGCGCTACGCCAGAGACGGCACGGTGCCGCTGCTGCGCGATGCCGACGGGCGGCCGCTGAAACGCAATTTCGTGCATGTCGATGATCTGGTCTCCGCCATATTGGCGGCGATCGACAATCCACGCGCGACGCGGCAGCTCTTCAACATCTCAATGGACAGGCCCGTCGACTATGGCGAGGTTGCCGCTTATCTCGCCCGCACCCGCGGCCTCGGTTCAGTCGATATAGCAAGCCAGTTTCACTCGAACTGGATGGACAACAGCAAGGCGAAGTACCTGCTGAACTGGCGACCTGACTACGACATGGAAAAGCTTATCGACTCGGCTTGGCAGTACGAGCGTTCGCAGGATGATCCGCGCATCGTCTGGTACCCGGGTTGA
- a CDS encoding ATP-binding cassette domain-containing protein produces the protein MAVLELANISKHFGAIQAVSDVSLSLEAGQVVGLMGDNGAGKSTLVKMIAGNFRPSHGTMRLNGEELVLHRPVEARQYGIEIVYQDLALCNNLTAAANVFLGRELRRGLGPLRILDHKRMYKRAGEIFRELKSETRPRDLVKQMSGGQRQAVAIARTMLSEAKIVLMDEPTAAISVRQVAEVLNLIRELRDRGIGVILISHRMPDVFDVADRVIVMRRGRKVADKPIASSSPEEVTGLITGAIEQV, from the coding sequence GTGGCGGTTCTCGAACTCGCCAACATTTCCAAACATTTCGGCGCCATCCAGGCGGTCAGCGACGTTTCGCTTTCGCTGGAAGCCGGGCAGGTGGTCGGCCTGATGGGCGACAACGGCGCCGGCAAGTCCACATTGGTCAAGATGATCGCCGGCAACTTTCGTCCAAGCCACGGGACGATGCGCCTCAATGGCGAGGAACTCGTGCTTCACCGACCCGTGGAGGCGCGCCAGTACGGGATCGAGATCGTCTACCAGGACCTGGCGCTCTGCAACAACCTGACGGCTGCGGCGAATGTGTTTCTCGGACGAGAATTGCGGCGCGGTCTCGGTCCGCTGCGCATTCTCGACCACAAGAGGATGTACAAGCGTGCCGGCGAGATTTTCAGGGAGCTGAAATCGGAAACGCGGCCGCGTGATCTCGTCAAACAGATGTCGGGCGGTCAACGACAAGCGGTGGCAATCGCCCGCACGATGCTCTCCGAGGCAAAGATCGTGCTCATGGACGAGCCCACAGCGGCGATCTCGGTTCGCCAGGTGGCGGAAGTCTTGAACCTGATCCGGGAACTGCGCGACCGAGGCATCGGCGTTATCCTGATCAGCCACCGCATGCCCGATGTCTTCGATGTCGCCGACCGCGTCATCGTGATGAGGCGAGGCCGAAAGGTTGCAGACAAGCCGATTGCCTCAAGCTCACCGGAAGAAGTTACCGGACTCATTACCGGCGCGATCGAGCAAGTATGA
- a CDS encoding ABC transporter permease has product MATTLERTIEHRQQTWPAALLASQTFWVLIAVIFACIFLSFATDSFATAKNLYNITRNVTFVAIIALGMTLVIITGGIDLSVGSVLCLCSMILAVVMHAGYSIEVGIAASIGTALLIGAFNGVMIAYLGFPPFVITLGMLSIARSLAMVASNNTVVFQFGPDHDKLLALGGGAWFLGIANPVLYMVALALLTGFVLRWTKFGRYVFAIGGNEHAATLTGVPVRRIKVAVYMISALAAGIAGIIQTGWLGAVTTNIGAGMELQVIAAAVIGGANLAGGVGTASGALIGAALIEVIRNSLGLLGINAFWQGTFIGGATVLAVLFDRIRNFRQSE; this is encoded by the coding sequence ATGGCAACAACGCTGGAACGGACCATAGAACACAGACAACAAACCTGGCCGGCGGCGTTGCTCGCGAGCCAGACTTTCTGGGTGCTGATCGCGGTGATCTTCGCCTGCATATTCTTGTCTTTCGCCACCGACTCCTTCGCCACGGCGAAGAATCTCTACAATATCACCCGCAACGTGACTTTCGTCGCGATCATCGCTCTCGGCATGACCCTCGTCATCATTACCGGCGGCATCGATCTTTCCGTCGGATCCGTGCTTTGCCTGTGCAGCATGATCCTCGCGGTCGTCATGCACGCCGGCTATAGCATCGAGGTCGGCATCGCCGCCTCGATCGGCACCGCGCTTCTGATCGGTGCCTTCAACGGGGTCATGATCGCCTATCTGGGGTTTCCGCCTTTTGTGATCACGCTCGGTATGCTGTCGATCGCACGCAGCCTGGCGATGGTAGCGTCCAACAATACCGTCGTCTTTCAGTTCGGACCGGACCATGACAAGTTGCTGGCGCTCGGCGGCGGCGCATGGTTCCTCGGCATCGCCAACCCGGTGCTCTACATGGTCGCGCTGGCGCTCCTCACCGGTTTCGTGCTGCGCTGGACCAAGTTCGGCCGCTACGTCTTTGCCATCGGCGGCAACGAGCACGCGGCCACCCTCACGGGCGTCCCGGTCAGAAGGATCAAGGTTGCCGTTTATATGATCTCTGCGCTCGCGGCCGGGATCGCTGGCATCATTCAGACCGGCTGGCTCGGTGCCGTCACCACCAACATCGGCGCTGGAATGGAGCTTCAGGTGATTGCCGCGGCGGTGATCGGCGGTGCCAATCTCGCCGGCGGTGTCGGCACGGCCTCCGGAGCATTGATCGGAGCGGCGCTCATCGAGGTAATCCGCAACAGTCTTGGCCTGCTCGGCATCAACGCCTTCTGGCAGGGCACCTTCATCGGCGGCGCCACGGTGCTCGCCGTCCTGTTCGACCGGATCCGCAATTTCCGGCAGAGCGAATAG
- a CDS encoding S41 family peptidase gives MRARTVGSLPFIFLLFLTTGHAFALEPPRSGHPVFDRAVQLVVDNFHDTSALDRFAATVRHEIEDVPLTAKSSQPEVDRAIDTILASLGASHTARFKRDTIDYFELIDIFRFAIRNDMRRLFPPDGEVNYAGIGMVTQSTGPRFVTDVYDGSPADRAGILVGDEILSVDGAPYREIESFRDKAGRNVEVRLRRQAGAEPIAVKVAVERLRPLRTFERAIENSVKVTEHDGRRIGYLRLWTLSTADGLDIVARELATGRLKDAEGVIVDLRGRWGGGPADAAELFVGDTPTFRLINRNGKETLANVRWRRPVVAIIDEGARSGLELFAYALKVNGIPLVGTRTAGALLAGRAYLLPDDSLLELAVSDAVIDEGLRLEGRGVEPDIPAPFSLPYAAGKDPQFDAAIEEMRRVLAKG, from the coding sequence ATGCGCGCAAGGACGGTCGGCTCCCTCCCCTTCATTTTTTTGCTATTTCTCACAACCGGGCACGCCTTCGCCCTTGAGCCGCCGCGATCGGGACATCCGGTCTTCGACCGAGCGGTGCAGCTCGTGGTCGACAACTTTCATGACACATCGGCGCTCGACCGGTTTGCCGCGACGGTGCGTCACGAGATCGAAGATGTGCCGCTAACCGCCAAGAGTTCGCAGCCCGAGGTCGACAGGGCAATCGACACGATCCTCGCCAGTCTCGGTGCGTCCCATACCGCCCGCTTCAAACGCGATACGATCGACTACTTCGAGCTCATTGATATATTCCGCTTTGCCATACGCAACGACATGCGGCGATTGTTTCCGCCTGACGGCGAAGTGAACTATGCCGGCATCGGCATGGTCACACAAAGCACTGGCCCGCGGTTCGTCACCGATGTCTATGACGGGTCACCTGCCGACCGCGCGGGAATTCTCGTTGGCGACGAGATTCTCTCGGTGGATGGCGCCCCCTACCGCGAAATCGAGTCCTTTCGGGACAAGGCCGGGCGAAACGTCGAGGTGCGGTTGCGGCGTCAGGCGGGTGCCGAACCCATCGCCGTTAAGGTTGCCGTCGAGCGGCTGAGGCCGCTGCGGACATTCGAGAGGGCGATCGAGAACAGCGTCAAAGTGACGGAGCATGATGGGCGGCGGATCGGTTATCTTCGACTGTGGACGCTCTCGACCGCAGATGGGCTGGACATTGTCGCACGCGAGCTTGCAACCGGGCGCCTCAAGGATGCAGAGGGCGTGATCGTCGATCTGCGCGGCCGGTGGGGCGGCGGGCCGGCCGATGCGGCCGAGCTTTTCGTTGGCGACACGCCGACTTTCCGGCTGATCAATCGGAATGGCAAGGAGACGCTTGCCAATGTGCGCTGGCGCCGTCCGGTGGTCGCGATCATCGACGAAGGCGCCAGAAGCGGGTTGGAACTCTTCGCCTATGCCTTGAAGGTGAACGGAATTCCGCTCGTCGGCACGCGAACGGCCGGGGCTCTGCTCGCCGGCCGCGCCTATCTGCTGCCTGACGACAGCCTGCTGGAACTGGCAGTCTCGGATGCCGTCATCGACGAGGGGCTGCGGCTCGAAGGGCGAGGCGTTGAGCCCGACATTCCGGCGCCGTTCAGCCTGCCCTACGCGGCGGGAAAAGATCCGCAGTTCGACGCCGCGATCGAGGAGATGCGGCGCGTTCTGGCGAAGGGCTGA
- a CDS encoding DUF1772 domain-containing protein, producing MPLYLTALATLLLTALSLGPSFAHVLEAPPRLIVWSPELWREATVFNGQFELFARIGGLLDVAAILAAALLTYLLAGERPAVWFALAGTCLLVLGLGAWFTLVAPVNAVLDSWTPGPIPSDFASIRLQWETGHMVVAAAKFVAFASIGIAVLGPRLP from the coding sequence ATCCCCCTATACCTGACTGCACTTGCCACGCTCTTGCTGACGGCGCTCAGTCTCGGCCCGTCATTTGCCCATGTGCTCGAGGCGCCGCCGCGGCTCATCGTGTGGTCGCCTGAACTCTGGCGAGAGGCGACAGTCTTCAACGGTCAATTCGAACTCTTTGCCCGGATCGGTGGCCTGCTGGACGTCGCGGCAATATTGGCGGCGGCGTTGCTCACTTATCTGCTCGCGGGTGAGCGCCCTGCCGTCTGGTTTGCCTTGGCGGGCACCTGTCTGTTGGTACTGGGCCTCGGAGCGTGGTTTACACTCGTTGCACCGGTGAACGCCGTGTTGGATAGCTGGACGCCTGGTCCCATCCCGAGCGATTTCGCGTCGATTCGGTTGCAATGGGAAACCGGACATATGGTGGTCGCGGCGGCAAAATTCGTGGCCTTCGCGTCGATAGGCATAGCAGTGCTGGGGCCGCGGCTGCCGTGA
- a CDS encoding site-2 protease family protein has translation MGWSLRIGTIGGTAIRLHVTFALLLVWIWLMHYRIGGAPAAWEGIVFIIAVFVCVVLHEFGHIAAARYFGIRTPDITLLPIGGVARLERMPEEPREEFVIAIAGPLVNVVIAGLIFLALGGTVGMEQMAGVEDPGRSFLARLAGVNVFLVLFNMIPAFPMDGGRVLRAALASRLTWARATEIAAAIGQGLAFVFGFIGLFYNPLLIFIAIFVYLAATAEAQNAHIRAVSGSVLIADVMITEFARLDRSASIDEAIEMLLATTQREFPVVDATGRFEGLLTRDDMIRTLKERGAETPVVTAMRNDIPRIHYRKRLEESLKLMQQTSSPAVAVVDSSDHLVGLMTHETIGEMMMVRAAASGSFRFGHLRRGKGKYTHF, from the coding sequence ATGGGTTGGTCTCTCAGGATTGGAACGATTGGCGGCACGGCGATACGGCTGCATGTCACCTTCGCGCTCCTGCTTGTCTGGATATGGCTGATGCATTACCGCATCGGCGGCGCGCCTGCCGCATGGGAAGGCATCGTTTTCATCATCGCCGTCTTTGTCTGCGTCGTGCTGCATGAATTCGGGCACATCGCTGCCGCGCGCTATTTCGGAATCAGGACGCCGGATATCACGCTGCTGCCGATCGGCGGCGTGGCCCGCCTCGAACGCATGCCCGAGGAACCGCGCGAGGAGTTTGTGATCGCCATTGCCGGTCCCCTCGTCAATGTCGTGATCGCGGGACTCATCTTTCTTGCGCTCGGCGGAACGGTCGGCATGGAGCAGATGGCCGGTGTCGAAGATCCCGGAAGGAGCTTTCTCGCAAGACTTGCCGGGGTCAATGTGTTTCTCGTGCTTTTCAACATGATCCCGGCCTTTCCGATGGATGGGGGCCGCGTGCTGCGCGCAGCGCTTGCCTCGCGCCTCACCTGGGCACGGGCAACCGAAATCGCCGCGGCAATCGGCCAGGGTCTCGCTTTTGTTTTTGGTTTCATCGGCCTGTTCTACAATCCGCTGCTGATCTTCATCGCCATCTTCGTCTATCTGGCTGCGACGGCCGAAGCACAGAACGCGCATATCCGCGCTGTGTCGGGCAGTGTACTCATCGCCGATGTCATGATCACCGAATTCGCAAGGCTCGACCGCTCGGCGAGCATCGATGAGGCGATCGAGATGCTGCTTGCAACGACGCAACGCGAGTTTCCCGTCGTCGACGCCACCGGGCGTTTCGAGGGCCTGCTGACACGCGACGACATGATCCGCACTCTGAAGGAAAGAGGAGCCGAGACGCCGGTCGTCACCGCGATGCGCAACGACATACCGCGGATCCACTATCGCAAACGTCTCGAAGAGAGCCTGAAGCTGATGCAGCAGACAAGTTCTCCCGCTGTTGCGGTGGTCGACAGTTCGGACCATCTCGTCGGTCTCATGACCCATGAGACGATCGGCGAAATGATGATGGTGCGCGCGGCCGCATCCGGCAGTTTCCGTTTCGGCCACCTGCGCCGGGGCAAGGGTAAATACACCCATTTTTGA
- a CDS encoding substrate-binding domain-containing protein has translation MKGIRRLAQHLDISIGTVSRALNGKPDVNEETRKRVLQAAADLGYVPNQSGRSLRQGTTNIIGFMMQTGTEITGQGDIFFMSVFDGVQAVFARHKLDLVALLCSSQEDPNDYLRRVVARGFADGLILSATQRDDPRIEFLAERNIPFVTLGRSLTNAGQPWLDLDFEGMAQASIDRLVARGHRRIAVTRPHDDVNLGYIFVDRCRQALAAHGLPLEEDLIFRSTPNEAGGYQIARDLLALDKPPTAIVLINETIAIGFYQALSEAGMKPGRDIAVIGRYSPHAHFLSPPLTCFRLSLRDLGIALAETLLSAMPAFKDHYPDAPANEVWPMELVEGESDAFLIPQR, from the coding sequence ATGAAGGGAATTCGGCGCCTTGCGCAACATCTCGATATTTCCATAGGAACCGTCTCGCGGGCGCTCAACGGCAAGCCTGACGTCAATGAAGAGACCCGTAAGCGCGTGCTGCAGGCTGCCGCGGACCTGGGTTACGTCCCGAACCAATCGGGCCGCAGCCTCCGGCAGGGCACGACCAATATCATTGGCTTCATGATGCAGACCGGCACTGAGATCACCGGCCAGGGCGACATATTCTTCATGAGCGTTTTCGACGGCGTTCAGGCGGTCTTTGCCAGACACAAACTCGATCTCGTCGCCCTGCTCTGCTCGTCGCAGGAGGATCCGAACGATTATCTGCGCCGCGTCGTGGCCCGCGGCTTCGCCGACGGGCTGATCCTCTCGGCAACCCAGCGGGACGATCCCCGTATCGAATTCCTGGCCGAACGCAACATCCCCTTCGTCACGCTCGGCCGAAGCCTGACGAATGCCGGCCAGCCCTGGCTCGATCTCGATTTCGAGGGCATGGCGCAGGCATCGATCGACCGGCTGGTTGCGCGCGGGCATCGGCGCATCGCCGTCACGCGGCCGCACGACGACGTCAACCTCGGCTACATCTTCGTCGACCGCTGCCGCCAGGCGCTGGCGGCGCACGGACTACCCCTGGAGGAGGATCTGATCTTCCGCTCGACGCCGAACGAAGCGGGCGGCTACCAGATCGCTCGTGACCTTCTCGCGCTCGACAAACCGCCGACGGCGATCGTGCTGATCAACGAGACGATCGCGATCGGATTCTACCAGGCGCTTTCCGAGGCTGGCATGAAGCCAGGGCGCGACATCGCCGTGATCGGGCGCTACAGCCCCCACGCGCATTTCCTCTCGCCGCCACTCACCTGCTTCCGCCTGTCGCTACGCGACCTCGGCATCGCGCTGGCGGAAACCCTGCTTTCCGCCATGCCGGCGTTCAAAGATCATTACCCGGACGCGCCGGCAAACGAGGTCTGGCCCATGGAACTTGTCGAGGGCGAGAGCGATGCGTTCCTCATCCCGCAGCGCTGA
- a CDS encoding Gfo/Idh/MocA family protein yields MAKGWLKAIAANRELQSSIRIVGFVDVNIDAAWALAREFDIADAIIASDLDAVLSETKPDLLFDIVVPTARHEVVAAGFRHGCHVLSEKPMATSLAAGRELIRLAGEAGKIHAVVQNRRFISGVRRIRRFVESGAIGKLTGLHCDFFIGAHFGGFREEMDNVLLLDMAIHTFDAARFIADKTPLAVYCHESNPRGSWYAHGAAANAIFELSDDVTFTYRGSWCAEGANTSWESQWRIIGTEGTLLWDGAESFQANRVAGSEGFLRELLPIEVPEPADQAETHGHASVIADFVAAIRSGKKPETASDDNINSLAMVFAAIESARTRQRVTI; encoded by the coding sequence ATGGCCAAAGGTTGGCTCAAGGCGATCGCCGCAAACCGCGAACTTCAATCATCGATCCGCATTGTCGGATTCGTCGACGTGAATATCGATGCGGCCTGGGCGCTTGCCAGGGAGTTCGATATCGCGGACGCGATCATCGCCTCCGATCTCGATGCCGTGTTGAGCGAAACCAAACCGGACCTGCTTTTCGACATCGTCGTGCCCACTGCCCGTCATGAGGTGGTTGCTGCAGGCTTCAGGCACGGCTGCCACGTGCTGAGCGAGAAACCGATGGCGACCTCGCTTGCCGCCGGCCGGGAACTCATCCGCCTTGCGGGCGAGGCAGGAAAGATCCACGCCGTCGTTCAGAATCGCCGCTTTATCTCCGGCGTGCGCCGTATCCGCCGCTTCGTGGAAAGCGGCGCGATCGGCAAACTGACCGGTCTCCATTGCGACTTCTTCATCGGCGCGCATTTCGGCGGGTTCCGGGAAGAGATGGACAACGTGCTGCTCTTGGACATGGCAATCCACACTTTCGATGCGGCGCGCTTTATCGCCGACAAGACGCCGCTCGCGGTCTATTGCCACGAAAGCAATCCGCGCGGCTCCTGGTACGCGCACGGTGCAGCCGCGAACGCCATCTTCGAGTTGTCGGACGACGTCACCTTCACCTATCGCGGCTCGTGGTGCGCCGAGGGCGCCAATACGAGCTGGGAGAGCCAGTGGCGGATCATCGGCACCGAGGGCACGCTGCTCTGGGACGGAGCCGAGAGCTTTCAGGCCAACAGGGTGGCCGGTAGCGAAGGCTTTCTGCGTGAACTGCTCCCGATCGAGGTCCCGGAACCTGCAGATCAGGCAGAGACGCATGGCCACGCCAGCGTGATCGCAGATTTCGTTGCGGCCATCCGCTCCGGCAAGAAGCCGGAAACGGCGAGCGACGACAACATCAACAGCCTTGCCATGGTGTTTGCGGCGATCGAAAGCGCCCGCACCCGGCAACGCGTGACAATTTGA